The Anolis carolinensis isolate JA03-04 chromosome 1, rAnoCar3.1.pri, whole genome shotgun sequence genome window below encodes:
- the cxcr4 gene encoding C-X-C chemokine receptor type 4: protein MDLPPGIFIFMTENSTDEPGSGDDGDYQEVCLQQENADFNRIFLPTIFSIIFLTGIIGNGLVIVVMGYQKKLRSMTDKYRLHLSVADLLFVITLPFWSVDAVISWYFGNFLCKAVHFIYTVNLYSSVLILAFISLDRYLAIVHATNSQRPRKLLAERIVYVGVWLPALLLTVPDIIFASTSEVGGKYVCQRFYPHETWLISFRFQHILVGLVLPGLIILTCYCIIISKLSHSKGHQKRKALKTTVILIVAFFACWLPYHIGISIDTFVLLGFIENGCTFEAILQKWISITEALAFFHCCLNPILYAFLGAKFKTSAQNALTSVSRGSSLKILSKGKRGGHSSVSTESESSSFHSS from the coding sequence CTGCCTCCTGGAATCTTTATTTTCATGACCGAAAACAGCACCGATGAACCAGGCTCTGGTGATGATGGAGACTACCAAGAGGTGTGTTTGCAACAGGAAAATGCCGATTTCAACCGTATCTTCTTGCCCACCATCTTCTCCATCATCTTCCTGACGGGAATCATTGGCAATGGCTTGGTTATTGTGGTCATGGGCTATCAAAAGAAGCTGAGGAGCATGACCGACAAATATAGGCTACACCTCTCGGTGGCCGACCTCCTCTTTGTCATCACGTTGCCCTTCTGGTCTGTGGATGCCGTCATCAGCTGGTACTTTGGGAATTTCCTATGCAAAGCGGTCCACTTCATTTACACGGTCAACCTGTACAGCAGTGTCCTCATTCTGGCCTTCATTAGCTTAGACCGGTACCTGGCTATCGTCCATGCCACCAACAGCCAGAGACCCAGGAAGCTGCTGGCTGAAAGGATTGTCTATGTTGGGGTTTGGCTGCCTGCCCTGCTCTTGACCGTGCCTGATATCATCTTCGCCAGCACTAGCGAGGTTGGCGGGAAATACGTCTGCCAGCGGTTTTACCCTCATGAAACTTGGTTGATTTCCTTTAGGTTCCAGCATATCCTGGTCGGCCTTGTTTTGCCTGGCCTCATAATCCTGACTTGCTACTGCATTATTATTTCCAAGCTGTCCCACTCCAAAGGCCATCAGAAGCGCAAAGCCTTGAAGACCACTGTTATCCTGATCGTTGCCTTCTTTGCCTGCTGGCTGCCCTACCACATTGGCATCAGCATAGACACCTTTGTCCTCCTTGGATTCATCGAGAACGGCTGCACCTTTGAGGCGATCCTGCAAAAATGGATCTCCATTACTGAAGCCCTGGCATTTTTCCACTGTTGCCTGAACCCCATACTTTACGCTTTTCTGGGTGCCAAATTCAAGACATCTGCCCAAAATGCTTTGACCTCTGTCAGCAGAGGCTCAAGTTTGAAGATCCTTTCCAAAGGCAAACGAGGGGGGCATTCATCTGTTTCGACAGAGTCGGAGTCTTCCAGTTTCCATTCCAGCTAA